The DNA segment AATGTGGTACGGTCTTATATTGCAACTGGTTGATTATTATTATACCTTGCAGGATTCATGTAACAGAACACTGAAAGAGACACCTCTCTCTAGCTCTGCTATCAAATCTCATGCAGACAGTCTGGAACAGGGAGTTGTTAACAAAGGTTGCAAACCACATTCATTACCACCTGGGTCTTTAATGGACCAAATTGTTAGTTCCTGCAGAAGCCAGGAACTATAGCGTTACACTAAATTTACATTCCTTCCCAAAATGTACATGTAGCTTAAACAATATTATTCTCATCCCAAGTACAACATTGTGAACATTGTGAAATAGATATCACTTTTTGGAAGGAAGTTGTACTATAGAGCTTGAACTGTTCAGTAATTCTTCCTGTCTCTCTGGGTAAGGTTCATATTGGGTCATCATACACATAGTCTAATTCATTTCTCAGTGCTTGTTTTGTAATTATTGCATTTTAAGGGGTGGTCAGACTGCACAGCAAACTAGGAATATATCTAAACCAGTTGTATGTATAGTTACTTGTTTGTTAACCTGCACAAACAttatacatttcacagaaatgatACAGCATCTAAATAACAGATTTACAGCTTAGCCACAGCTTTAAGGGAATCACTTTAAATTTTGAAAGGTACATTTTATTGTAAGAAAGGCTTATCAAGAGCAGAAAGAACTGTAAAAAAAAGCAGCAAGCTGAGAAAGGACAACAATTGAGGTGTTTGTCTTTGTCATGCAGCATTACACCAAATGCAGTTTTTTTGGCTGCCAATCATTTTAAGGCACTTGCAAAATGCCAAACAGCCATGTCATGATTCTAAACTAGTATGGGGCAGAATACAGTGTTTTTGGTTGATGATGTCAAACATAATGAGATCCTTCAAGTCTGATTTTAAAAAACCTAAAACAACACACAGGTcacaaatattaaaattaattaataatgccattaaactaaaaaaaaaaaaaaaaaaaaaaaagtggtacatGTATCACAATATTGATGCGAAAATACCCATTTACACAAATATTTACTGTTAAATAAGAATTCTCTGTTTGTTAATGCAACAGCACTGTGTGCTCCACAGCTTCTGCACCTAGAGTGAGTGGaatattgaatttatttatttttcattgctCATCGGTCACTGGGTTTTGACTACATGTTGGCAATGTAAAATGCATCTCTATTTAAAGAAGTATACCAAATAACATCCGTCGGTATACACAATTAGAAGAATTTATGTAGCTGCTGTGTCACGATTTTAGTAGAATTTGCCAGTGaggtttaaaatataaaaatagatgTGCTGATTGGATGACAAACGTTGAATGAAAAGTGGTCTGTATTAAGCCTTTGTGATAATATATCATTAAAGAACAGGTGACAAAACAGATTTACACAACTTTTAAAGACATAAAACTAAACCGGTTTTGTTTATGATACTATAATTCTCAGAGAACTTAACTTTTTCCAATActaaacacatatatacagtctGTTCTCTTCAAATCATACTAGCTGTGAGATCCCCTGAAATGTATTCCTAAAGATGATGCATACTTCATTTCAAATGCATCTATTAAGTCCTAAATCCCTATGGTGATGATGATTTCATGATCCTGCATTTAACAGTGTGTTAGTCGCTTATGCTCTGTACCAGCCTGCCATCTGGTGGTACTGTACACACTTCTTCATTAGAACTATATATATGAACTATATTCATTAATCTGTACTAATCGCAAAACAACATGGGGTAACGGGTACTCTGGTGATGCTCATGCTAACAcactctaaataataataataataataataataatgacaccaGAAGCTGCTAATTAATTATTTGTATGATGCTAATATGATGATAGTTGGATCCCTCTGTTTAATAGAAGAACCAAAAGAACCTTGGTACAATTTTAGACATAAATTTGAATGTCTTTTATCAATGTCTTGTTTTTATTACTTCTGTATATCCTCTgaatgagtgtttaaagttatggatgggTTCTATAGTAATGTTTGAACAGATGCAACATGAAGTGATTCATTTAGTTAATATAGTATTAAACATTATAATAAGGACAATAAAAAACGTTGAACGTCAGGTCTGTAGCAGAAAATTAGATATGACTTTTTTCCCCTGTATAAATGTtgcaattttaatattttacttatATCAATTCTAATCTTTTACTACAGTGCAGTAGTAATGTAATGGATATAGAAGATGATTACATGTACATGTCCCAATGCTTTATTTCCCCCTAATCTGGTTTAAAAAGGAATTGCATATGTAAACAAAAGACAACAAAATGAATAACTTAAAATTGCATCTGAATCTGTGCAACTTGAGACgcataaaaagaagaaaaaaaaatagttaaccTATTGATGTTCTTCGTAGTTTGTCAAGTACCATAACCATTATCTAAGGAATCAAAAGTATATAATTTGTGCTTTTAAagtcagtttatatatatatatatatatatatatatatatatatatatatatatatatcacacacacagtgctcaccctttataacgctgtagtggggagccatagttacaagactgctatttgtgttccgccttataacaatTATacaagggctactgtaatggcattatagagcaaatgggagccacgaccctaccaTGTTATGACCGATTTCACACTATAACGGGGcgcgttataacgggtgagcactatttatatatttttaatgtaccttttaaaaaagcaaaacaacattCAGCCTTATGAGCACtatttagatatttaaaaaaattacaaaataaaaatccagACACTGCTCTGACATGAGTAATCCAATAGGGTATGATCCTCTTGTGCAGTAAACACTGGCCTGTATATAAGACTAGGCATACTCAATTTGAAATGCACCACAATATCAGTACCATAGGCATCTAGAATACTGAATACATTACTATTTCATTTATAACTAAGaatatttattacaaataattaTTCTGGCTTTCAATACTGTGTTCTTATTCCATTTTCAGTTTCAATGATTACAGAATAGCAGGTTCATTGCAGCCAAAGAATATTTGCTTGGCTGCTAACTTTAAAAAAGGCCTTGCTCCAGGACCACCATATGAACGATGATACACCTGAACGTAAAACACTGAAGGAGCACAATTGTTATGTAAGCATAAGTCCTAATGCCACTGTAGTAACTGTAGCAGCATCAGTGAAGGCATCTTGGTGACCCAGAGCACTAATCTTCccttcatttccttttttttccttcGTTGTTTCAGTTTTGCAGGCAGCCACGTTCCAAAGAAGCTGTCCTAGGCAATGCAGAAGCAGGTTCAGAAAAGGAGGTTAGAAATCGGTGTCCCATCCTGAGTTGTCATCTGGAGGTGGGTCTTCATTGTCCTCAGGGAAACTGTCAAAGTTGCTTGTGTCAGTTGGAGATGTGAcctaaaaaaacagacaaaaggtTAGTAAGAATAGCACATTCAAATGCATTCAACATTATTCTATGATAAATATACCATAATTTTCTATTTTCAAGATTGACGTAACCCATTATCTCCTGAAATGTACAGAACAATATTGTAAGACTGAATATAAGCTCagataatttattatttatttaattgtgttttatacatttaaacactTTTCAGTAATTATTTAACACATTACATAGTATTTCAAAGCATTTTGTTTTGGTAAGTCTGAAAACCAGAACCCTAAAACTTAATAAGAAATACATCTTCGGAAAAGAGCTGTAGTAGCACAGGTAAAAAATATTAGGACTAAAACTCACAGTGGGTATGATAGGAGGTGTCAATGTTCCTTTCCGCAATCCTTCCCAATTAAATCCTTCAAACCATCTGAACAGAGAAAAAAAGTAAGCACAAGTTTCTAAAAGAGAAGGAAAACAGGAACCCGCCTGTGGTGCTTGTCTAGTATGACAATGTGGTCTCACTTACTTGTGCTTTTGGATGTCTTTGACACCGTTTTTCAAGTTTCCTAATCTTTCTGATGGATTATCCctagaataaaaatatatatttattatatgtgtatatatctatGTAGCACTTGTTCAGAATCATTTCAAAGAACTAGATAAATCAATCCACTTTGGGCAAAATAATTTACATTCACAACTCACCTGCATAGCTTTTTGATTAAATTAGCAGCATTTTTGGTAATCTTCTTTGGAAATTCAATCATGTCGATGCCCCGCAATATGATGTTATACGTTTTCATGGGGTCCGGGCCTGAGAAAGGTGGACTGAGGGGGGCAAAAAAGAATTTACTTTTAAACCAGCatttttacaataacaataattataacaAAATCATCTTTTGTGTGTAATTTTTGGTTCactgaaaaagaaacacaaataagtgttttttttttttcgtgagtTTTTTTGCAGCTGTATGTTTGAAACTTAGTGACATTTAAGGAGTGTGGACAGCTCTGCCTTGCAGCACTTCAGCTCTGTTTTTCACACCCAGCTTGGAGCACAAGTACTGTGTTTCTGATGACTTCAAGAACGCAACCCCAGGAAGCCTGTGTTTTGGACAGGCTCCTCACATGTACAATAACagaactgtatttcattttttaatctgTAGCGGCTTCCTTCTAGTCAGGATTGAAGCATTTCAGCAAGAACAGAAGGCAAGCCTTTCACTGAACATGTTGTTATAAAACTGTCCTGTGGTTAAGCAAAGATCCTGGGTCTCAAGTGCTGTCAATCCTTTTATCCTTTACACTTTCTGGGGTTCAGTACCAAAAGAGGtaggaataaaacaaatattttaggGACTAATGTGTGGTTTACAATTGAGACTGTATTTAAACTGGCCCCCCCCCTCCCACACGTGATAAGTCTctgctagtctctgtaagtcaccttggataaaggtgtctgctaaattaacaaataataataagataccTAATGCAGTAGTACTGACAGAAAAAAGGAGCAGTgtatgatacttattgctttaaATAAGACCCACATATTATGATGTTTATTATATCCATTGTTATCTTACCTGCCAGTCAAGAGTTCATACATTAGGATCCCCAATGACCAGTAATCTGCTGATATGTCGTGGCCTTTATTTAGGATAATCTCTGGGGCCACATACTCTGGAGTCCCACAGAATGTCCATGTCTTCTTTCCAAAtccaattttttttgcaaagccaaaatccacctttaaaaaaaaacaaaaaaaatggaagaaatattataatttaaaatgttactgtcAACCAAATCAAGTAGAACAAAGTGGATCATAGACTTTTGTATACTTATATATAAGCAACAGCTGTGCTTAAAGTTGgatttatgtatattttaaatgagaacttgttctcaatgtctttacctggttaaataaaggtttgaattgaattgaattgaattgaattgaattgaatattTGCATGGTAGAATCCATTTTGGGATGTTGTACTTACCAGCTTTGCATAACCTCTGTGATCCAGGATGAGGTTTTCTGGCTTGAGGTCCCGATATATAATTCCTTTGGAATGCAGATAAGCAAAAGCTTCAACTACACAGGCTGTGTAAAAACGTGTGGTTGAGTCTTCAAATGAACCTCTGTAATGCATAGAAAGAGTTTACTGATTAAGATGTGTCTCCATTGTGAAGAAGCTGCATGAAGCTCTTTGAAGTAAATATATGGTATCCCTGTACCTGTCCCTGAGAATGGTCCACAGCTCTCCTCCCAGGCAGGCCTCCATTAACATATATAAATACTTGCTGTCCTTGAAAGTTCTGTAGAGtctgattaaaaacaaaggtAACACATTAGCTTGTATTATACATATGCCCTTTATACATATCATATTTGAGATACTCTGCAACGCTTATTGAGGACTGTTTAGCTCACATTATCGTACAAAACGGGCACCAgtagcacagctgtatataacctcacaaaatattttttgtataatatttgtGTAACAgcacataaacacaaacaatgcaATAGTGGTTTAAGGTACACTATGTGGTTCCATGTACCTTTATATTATGCATAAATGGAGGGAATTGCATTCTCAAGATACTGTACATTCCTTATCATATTGAGAAATAAAGCCAACTGAAACATAAAACCAATAACTATGCtgtctgctctgccctgcccccACTTTATTGTGTCAGTAttaaaaatgtagaaataaaaccTTGTGAAAATGTGATAACCTCTAAAGTCATCTCCAAGGGAATAATCTTGATCTGGTTcgattacaaaaaaaatcttaGCATTGCATCATTATAACTTCGCTAGCAGTGAATTAATCTTTCCTTCCTCTCGAGGGAGCCCATGCACTAATATTTCCTTTTTGCTAACTGCATCTCTTTTATCATGTATATCTAACCACTGTCTCCCTATACAGTGACACATCCTTGCCATTAGGATAATCATTTCCTGGCAGGATTCCTTCAATTCCACCAGGACAGTTCTTTCAAGCAGTTACCGTAGTATTACACATCCAACATAGGTGCTGACCCTGCCCATCTTCCCAGGCAAAAATATCCATTTCAGCTTTAGCAAAGACCACAGTATTCCTGCTGGCTAATAGAGAATTTACCCTCAAAGACTGAAAACAGCTTTGCAGTTGTCTCttgtagaatgttttttttcccctgctttACTATACTGTCAAAGCTCACTTATTATATATTGCGTCACAAATTTGGCGTCTCATTGTAAACTTCTTTGTCTGCTGATTGACGTGGCCATTTAGAGTGGATTTAAAGCTTgtcggattattattattaatacatttcttaTCAGATGGCAGCAAGAACCCTATAACAAGGACAGGCTTAAATGTAGCCATTTCATAAAATGCAGCTCAAAGCTATGTTTCCTGTATTTGATGGTGTTATTGAGCCACACAATACAATTCTTCTATGAATCGTGCATTGGATCATGGACATTACCTTACAATGAAGTCGGAGTGCGCCTCCTGCATTATCTGCTTCTCTGACCGAATGTGCTCTTGCTGCCGGGTGTCCACTATGTGGCGCTTCTTTAGGATTTTCATTGCAAACGTTTTGGCTTCATCGCTTTTCATTTGCACCTTGAAAGTGAAAGGACACAGTTAATGGCTGTGATGTTCACTGGCTTTTTCCCCATTCAGTTGTTTTGTACAATATCATCCTGTTACACGTGTTCATTTTATTGATCTGCTTGAAAGGCTTACAATACCTACAAATGCACTCTCTGATAACAATTTGCACGGTGTAAAAAACGTTCTTTGTTGTACATGTCAGTTTTGTGTCTGTGAATGTTTTTGCTTAGCCTGCCTGCAACATCAGGGTTGTCTTTAATAGCCTTTTATGAACTGTGAACTCAAATTGAACTTTTAAGCTTCCAATCTGGGCTAAATATATTCAGCTGCTTCGATGCAGAATTTTTCACAGTGCATCAATGTCAATATCACCCCACAATCTATAAATAATCTACATCAGTCTAAAAATGATGCCAAAAGCAAGAgggcacatgttttttttttacattcattgaTGTGCTGCAGTGCTTAAAATAGGGCAGGAGAGCCTAGCAGGGCGTTTTCTTTACTGTCATGTCAATAAACTCAAGTCCTAATCATCTGCATTGCACCAGCTTCTCTTGACAATATGGCATATCGCACCACAGACAGCTGTACATGTTGTCAAGCAGTGGCAACTAGGTTTTACCAAATGCTAAATTTCCCAAAAGTTGTGGTTGGATCATTAATCATGTCCAGCTGAGGGGGAGGGgaatggggagagaggaggggggggcaACCTACCAGTTCAACACGGCCGAATCCTCCAACTCCCAGCGTATCGATGATGTTGAAATCCACCAGGTTCTGGTTGGAGAAGAAGGCATTCTCAACTTCATATCTGCATTTTTTAAGATGGAAAAAAGGACATTTCTTTGAGGTGATGATATAGCTAGCATAGGATGGCATGGTGCTGCTACGCTCTTCATCTGCTTTGGTTCCATCTTTAGGGGGTCTGGATGCAATTCTGgcatttgctttgcttttggtCCCACAagaaacttgaaaataaatatatttgggtCACAATTTGTTTGGTTTTTCCACGTGGTTAATTGGATAcaattcaagattttttttttttcgtctgaTTTCCTTGTGCTACAGAAAAGTAGCTCCTTCCGCACCTCATTTTTTGTGCAGCCAGTAGAGAACTATGTAGACTGTAAGTGTCAATGTCATTAAATCACTGAACAGAAACCAGTAACTTGAACAGCCTATAGACACTTCAAAAAGATAAATCTGGCACCAGAAAACTGCTGCTTGAACAATGATCCGCCACACGGAGTACATACTGCAAACACAGAACAGCTCGTTTAGCCTAACACTTTTCTTTAATATCCGGTGCTTCAAACTGTGATCTATGTCTTTGTTAATTCTCAAATATGCTCACACTGCAAACTGGCATTAAGAGACACTGGCTGGTAAATGCAAGCAGTCATCACACATGTAGCAGTTCTGCTGCCAAAACAAGACCCAGTTCCACAGAACTACAGGTCTAAAAATAATCACTTATTAATCACTAGCTTATCAGGGTCCTCCAACAGAACTGTTTGATTACAGACACCACCACCAGCCTAAAAAAAGAATTCAAGCACGTGGATGTCCCCGTTATTCACCTTCACCCTTCTGCAGCACATCACCTGATATGTGGGAACTCCACTGACAGAACTCAATATACTGTAGGTATCATGTTTTGGAAAGAATGTCAGTTTGATGCAATTATTTCCCCATGACCTGAGATCACCTGTACATGTTGTGCAATGCCTTAGGCATTATTTCCAGTTTACCATGTCATTGTACTTTCTTCTATGCTACttgcagtatacagtactttacaatgtattattaataataatatctgctgAATCATTATTAAAAGAGAATGCATTCAATATTTTTGTAAACACAGCTGTGGGAGCCTGATGTAGGAAAAAACAACCCCTGTTTGCTTAAATATAATGTTCTGTTTTTCAACAGTAGGAATGATAATTCATGGTGCTACTGGTTGGACCAGATTGAAAGGGCAGTCCAGTCTAGTCAATACTGTCAGGGCAGTGCTTTACGATCCCCATGTTATTCAATTACTTAACGTGTCTACGCAGCTCAAAATGTAAAGGAACCAGGAACAACATCAACACAACAATTTCCTACTTTGAACAACAGTGTCATGGGAtcttaaaatggttttattacCAGATTTAGCTTAGGGAGCCTAGAGTCAAGCCCAAAGGAGTTGATTCAGACAGGGCGAAAATAGATGCATTTGTTTAAACCACTTTAAGTTCTACATCTTTATTTCAGCCTATTGTAATTAGCCATGTGGTAGTCTAAGCTGGTGTATTTGCCTATGTGCAGTACCTccactttttaaaacaatttttcagGACACATACAAACACGCCATCTTGTGGCAGCTTCTATAACTGCAACTAAAAACATACAGAGTGCAAACTTCACTTCATAAAACTGTTCTAAGCCTATGTGAGCTTATGACTGGAATTCCAGTAACATGTGATGATGCTTTGTTAAACACTGACAGTCCACTGTTATAAAGGCAAATACTACACATTGTGGGGGATTATTATTCTAAACTGGGTGAAATTGCATGCAACATTATACAACTAaacatcaaaatatgaaaatgcttgttttgtcatatttttttagttaaaagaaagaaagcattTGTGGAATGTAGCACAAGCGTGCCATTTTCTAatcaaaatataaatgtttaaaataataatatgtaataacGGTACTAAAACACAATACACAGAGTATGCTTTGAAGTCTTCTTTAACCTGatagtctttttaaaaaataacttatcTAAACCAAATGGCtttaatttttattcaatttgtaatataacaaatataaaatatggcATGTAGCACTTTTTCTAAAGCACCATAATACATGTTAGAGGAAAATGCAGATTTCTAAAGAGGGATTTGTGCTGTTAAGTACATATGGAcgtgattaatgattaattaggtACGTTTTTTTACTgggattatataaaaaatatatatattttttttttaaaatttagtaatcagcaattgattttaccctgtttttctcccaatttgaaatgtccaattgtgttttaggctcactgctaccacccctgcgctgactcgggagcggcgaagacgaacacatgctgtcctccgaaacacgtgccatcagccaaccgcttcttttcactctgcaggcccgccatgcagccaacccagagatCCAGCGTTTGAGGCCACTCGGGAGCCAAAAAATACATAATCAAGCAGCAACAGCTACTATACATTCTCTTTCTGAATAAACTATCCAAAATAACAATTACATAAGACGTTTTCCTTTTGCTAATTCCATTATTTTTGCATCACATTTCAAACCCTTGCAGATGATTGCAATACTATGTAGTCTACAACAAATTAAAGGCAGGTAGTAGAGTATCTCCTCAGGAAAGCACGTACACACTTGATGGCTCTCTTGCCTCCAGTGTGGATGCAAAAGACTGAATTGTTTGCATCAGTGGGTGTTTGTCATGGCAACAATGTCTCAGCAAGAAAGAGCTGAACACTCTTTATAAGAAGGGATCTGAAATGGAGAGCCTGTTTTGTGATATGTAGAATTTGCATATTTATATACTTTGATCGAGTGCATTAGagaacttattttatttttacctctGCAGAGCAAAGTTGCCTGATGGTGCTACTACAAAGCACATAGAGCACTGAACTAGATGCAAATTAGACTGTATGACATTGACAGTGTCACATAGGCTCTGTATCTTtcatataattgtatctcaagaATAACTCTTTCTGCATGACTTTACTAGCCCATGTGAACTATACTGGTGTTTTACTAGCATGATGTATTTTAAAGTCAGAGAACCAAGGAATCTTGGCAACATTTAAACATAAAAGATCAGACTGTTGCATGTACAACAAAGAAACTACCAAAACCAACTGGTTGATCAAAATACATATCTGTGTGTGAGCAGTAATTTGGAACGCTTACATGTGTGTGTTCCCTTTCTTAAAAGAGTTAGTCAGACAGCAACTGTACATGTTGCctgcaatatgttttgttttcctttctgcTGGCTCAATGGGACTCGGTTGAAAAATACATCCACTTGAAATAGCCACTTCATTATCCTGGGTTAATTATTAATTAGACTGCTCTATCTGAATATTGAATATTGgaattatatttcaaaatgatttgctgtTTTATGAACACCAAATGATTCAATAAACATTTGGTTGTGGCACAGCCCctgataaaacagaaaaaaaagtaaacatgaCCACCAGAGGGCACACTTGTAgaagtataaaaaatatattacaggTCAATTATCTTCATACTGTTACCCAAATTTGCCAATTTACCACTAAACCCACTTCTGCCACAAAGGGTACATTTAGGTTTTACGAAGTGAAAGAGCAGCCGATCAATACTAAGCTTTCAAGACTAGTCAGGGATGTGCATCTGATCTTAACTGAAGTTTAACCAGTTGGGTTTTATTTtgtgatgtaagaaagtttcagcaaaaaatgtaatacaatctcgaaatctacaaataataataataataataaaacatttatatttgcTTCTGTTCTAAATATTGTCTGTCCATATCCTACCTCTCCATTAACAGAAAGGATGCCACTTGAAGCCCCCAGTGTAACCAGTAATAGGCTCTGTGGTACAGGCCCCTGGAGAGGCACATTGTACAGCAACGTGAATTGCCCAAGGATGAGTCCAACTGATGCGATTCAGAATACACTCACAAACAGATGGCTCCAGCTATCCTTACAAAACCTTTTCCCTCAAGTTTTATGTTTGATTTCTGTAACAACTGAGCAGTGCGAGACAATTTAAAGGGGTATTTCAGTTTTCAGtgatttgtatttacatttctttttaacacTATCCTATCAAATGGGGTGCATTCTGTTACTGTCAGCCCTCTCCTTCCCCTTCTTTGTCTAACTGGATATCCCACTAAAAAGGCGATGGAATTCGATGTACTTTGGCATGTGATTAGAGGCTTTGGTGCTCTAGCCTACTATAGACAATGATGGTGATAGTTCCAAGGCCAAGGTCAGGGTTGGGTCAGACTGTTATGTAATTCACTGTGTCAGTGACAACAGATACAGCCACAGGCACTGACCCGGCATTCTGCTCACATACACTGGGGAAGGGAGGGTATATGTGTTTTGATGGCTGTGATTTACAGGGATATAAATTCACAAAAAACAAGGTTTTTTTGCTGTGATTACTAGCAAACATGTTCTAAATacccagcaataataataataataataataataataataataataataataataataataataataataataataatgtattattatttttattagtagtagtagtagtatcagaATTATTATTCTACTGATTTTGGAACTGGTTTTATAATTGAACCCGCATTTTGAACTGGGACTTTAAGTCTCACGGatgttgtccaacattgacttGTGATGCTTTTGAAACAAAGGATACAAATATTTACACTCAGcagcaataaacaaacatgttaGCAGTACAAGTGGTCAGTTGAAAATTTTAAAAAGGGTAAAAACTCTGGAAAGGTTCCCATTAATCCATCAATGACAATTTTGATAGCTGTATATGTTTATTTGtctaatgtgtttattttaaatgtagaccCACATCATTAGCAAGTGTACCCATGCAATAGCAGCACTGCAATAAATCCCTCAAGCATGTGCTCATCATACTTTAACCATTATATTGTAAGAAATATGGTTTCTAAAATGTAAGTGTTATATTTGTTATATGGGCAAGTAAAGCATTCTTAATTAATGTTGAGCATGGCTACCCTGTGTATAACACATTAAAGTAGTGTATATAGTATTAGCGAGCCACAATGCTTCGGTAATGCTAAATAACCAATCAAGATTG comes from the Acipenser ruthenus chromosome 13, fAciRut3.2 maternal haplotype, whole genome shotgun sequence genome and includes:
- the LOC117418513 gene encoding cGMP-dependent protein kinase 1-like isoform X3 gives rise to the protein MDYIESDTDSSDWDNSSTEYTEEDSDAELETCREEDIRTANVIAAEAVTCLVIDRDSFKHLIGGLEDVSNKAYENAEAKAKYEVENAFFSNQNLVDFNIIDTLGVGGFGRVELVQMKSDEAKTFAMKILKKRHIVDTRQQEHIRSEKQIMQEAHSDFIVRLYRTFKDSKYLYMLMEACLGGELWTILRDRGSFEDSTTRFYTACVVEAFAYLHSKGIIYRDLKPENLILDHRGYAKLVDFGFAKKIGFGKKTWTFCGTPEYVAPEIILNKGHDISADYWSLGILMYELLTGSPPFSGPDPMKTYNIILRGIDMIEFPKKITKNAANLIKKLCRDNPSERLGNLKNGVKDIQKHKWFEGFNWEGLRKGTLTPPIIPTVTSPTDTSNFDSFPEDNEDPPPDDNSGWDTDF